TCATCTCAAACATCGATCAGGCGAACATTGTCCGGACAGATGTGAAAACGGCCGCACACACCCCGCTTACTGGAAAAGTAAACATGCAGCTAATGCCCAAGGTTTCACCAGACGGAAAGTATTTGGCCTATCAGTCAATTAGCGAGTCGATTGAATTTCTATCCGCCAAACTGCAGATCGATAAGATCACTGATGCCGGGTTGATACCGTTTTTAAGTATAGCCAGTCCCGGGTGCTGCTTAGATTGGTCTCCAAACGGAGAATCCGTTGCTTTTGTTAAGCGTACAGGAAGCGATTTCAACATCTTCAAGTTCGACCTGCAAGATAGCTCCGAAACGCAGTTAAGCTCAGGCGGAGTTATACCACCAAATCTTTCAATAACACCTTTTGGAGTGAATACTTCACCGTTTGCATGGGCGACAGACGGCCAGCGAATCGCGTACGCAGTTCGACGGTCGGGAACCGAATCAATTTTTATATCGAGCACAACTCGACAGAAACCGAGATACTCACCAACAACGGTGGAGGCGAGAAGAAATACGTGTCGTCACCAAAATGGCTGAGGCGGTCCGAGAGTATTGCTTTTCTTGAGGCCTCGGATGCGAATACCCCTTCCGGAAAAGGACAAACGCGAATTATGGTCGCAACGGCCGGCAAAGTGGCGCAGTTAGCTGCTTTTGAACAGGATGTCGTACTACTCGATTGGTCCAAGAACGGCGACGGGATCTATGCAGCGGTTGGCCTTAGCTCCGGATTTGAACTCGTGTTCGTACCGATCGATCCCGCAGTATCTAAAATTAGGAGTTTAACCGCTCTTCGCGATGCAAAGGCCCTTGGGCTCTTGATGTCGCCTGACCAAGGCTCGATCGCTTACTCCGTACTTCGCAATCAGGTCGAGAACCTCTGCGTTCTAGACCTGTCGACGACCAAGGAACGTTGCCTAACATCTAACGATGATTCCACGAACTTCTTTTCCGGAACTACTTGGACCCCGGATTCGAAGAGTTTGATATATAGTAGACAGACTGGCGGTATGGAGATCTCGCTTATTTCCCGAAGTAACTAGGAGGCAATTATGACTGATAAAGAACTTGACCAGCGACGCGCGGGCTTCATTTCTGCACTCAACCTTTTAGCGGCTAGTGGGGATCCCGCGTTAGTCGCCCAGATATCTGCGGTCCTCAGATCACATGGGGCGGACCTATATAAAGAGATCGAAACCCCGCAAGCTGGACATTCCCTGGATCTGTCGGAAGCTAATCCCTGTCCCCCGGGATACTATTGGGACCCTATACAGCAGCTCTGCGTCCCTAATGAAAACGATGGCGAAAATAACTAGCTGGTCTGACGGGGCAATTGAAACTTGACATTTCTCCGTTTTGGTAAAATCATTAGAGTTAGATTTAGTTTTGGAGCCCTAGACCGCCCGGTCAGAGTTCCAAAAAATGGAACGGGTTGGAACTTTGCGGAGTGGGAGACGCAGAGGAAAAACCCGTTCCGCCTTTTCAAAGATTTTCTATTGGTTCTAAGTATCAATTCCGATCGCCTCATAAAGCAAAGAAAGCGACCCTGAATGGGCCGCTTTTTTTGCTTTTATGAAGACCGGGTCTGCGGCCGGTCTTCAGTCGGTTAGAGGAAACGCTTCTTATTCATTTCCAATGAAGTCAACGTCGGTCAGGCTGTCGGTCAGATCTACGACGCGAGGGTTGAAACGGTATCGTTTTGCGGATACGCCGACGATGTAGGTTCTGCCCGATTCGACGTCATCGAAACGGTAGAAACCGAACGAACCGGTCGTCGTAGTTCTGCGATAGCCCTGCTGGTCTGTCATCACGACCGTTGCGTTTCTTAGTCCCTGGCCGCCGGCAGTTGTGACGCGTCCGCTCATGGTTACTCCAGCCGCGGTTGAACCGATCTGAACGTAACCCGTCTGATACCTAGTCGGCAGCAGACGTCCAATGGTACTCGAAACGCTTCTAACCGTCGTGCTGTCTTCGAACGAAACCGGATAGAGTCCGATCTGAGCGTCAGCAGCTACGTTGAACCGAACCGTCAGGATCTGACGAGCTCCCGGCGTGTGCAGTGACCGAATCCAGCAGGATGCCGATCTTGCCCAAACCGAGCTCCTTGGTGTTGGTTCCTAGATGCGTTCCCTGCGAAACTCCGCCACCGACCATAACGACCGGATTGCTGAGAACCGACTGATCAAAGTGGATGGTAAAGCTCTCGGATGCCTCGTCGCCCTGAGCGACCATTTCGAACTGAACCGTCACAACTTCGCCGGGACGGGTTCCCACATTTACCGCGCGGATCACACGCGGATCGTCCGGCATTACAGGCGGCGTCGGAGCTACATCAGGAACAACCGGCCCCGCAGCCGAAGTATCCGGCAGCAATCCCATGCTGTACAGCCGCACGACCGTCACATCTGAAGAATCGATCGCCCCATCGCCATAAGTGCCCGACGAGGATCGCGTGGAGCCGTGTCGCCACGCTGGAACTGCATCGCATTGATGTCAGCCTGTGAGTTCTTAAGAGCGAATTCACGGACAGAGTCGAGGTCGTTGCCGTGAACGCCGTCCCCACCGAGGGTTGCTCCGGCCGCGTCAACCACGTCGCCTTCGCCACCCATTCCTGATGGAGTTGGAGTTGGCGAACCGGTTGGTGTCGGGTTTGGCGTCGGAGTTGCGACTGGCGTTGGCGTAACTGCGGGAGTGGGCGTTACACCGGGTGTCGGCGTCGCATTTGGCGTCGGCGTCGGGACGATGACGGGACCGCCAACCGCGAGGAAATCAGCATTCAGCACGTTATCCAGCACATTCGTGTAGCTACGATCAGCTGGAACGTACGTGTAGCCAAGTCCTGATGGCGTGACTGTGAAGTTGCCTCCGGAAATGGTCGTGCTAAATGAGTAGTTGCCATTAGCATCTGTTATAGTTTCGCCGGTCGGCGAGCCGGTGATCCGGACAGTGACACCCGGAAGATTTATGTTCGGAGCCGGAGATGCCTGAAGTTTTACGTTTCCTGCGATCAGAATTACCACGGTGTGGAAAACGCCCATCGAATTGCTGCTTAAAGTTATTATCGCCTTGGTATGTGGCGACAACAGCCTTTATGCCGGGACTCGTTGAGACCAGGCTGCACGTTCCGGCGGCGACTGGTGCGGTGCAGGTTGCACCACTGCCGTCCGAAACGACCACGTTGCCGGTCAGGGGTGCCGGTGATCGGTGATTCAGGAACCGATGTCCAATTAACATCAAATCCCTGCCCGACCCGGCTGCTGCCCGCAGCGATCGCTGCAGCATTTGTAATGGTCGTAATGGTTGGAGCTTTGTTCACGGTGAGAGTTCCGTTGACAAAGGCGAAGCTGTAATTCGCCGCCGCCAGATTTCCGCTGCCAACAACTATATCGTACGTGCCGACAGGGCTCGTCTGAACGGCCGCCGTTGTCAGGCTCGGTGTTCCCGTCGTTCCAGACGTTGGAAGACTTTCGCCATTTACGAAGCCGCTATAGCTACCGCTGAATGCCGGATTTGGCGAACCAAAAACACGGCTCGCATTGTTAGCAGTAATCGTAAGCACGGCCTTGTCTATCGTCAGTTGACCATTTATGAAGTTAAAGCTGTAGTTGCCCGAATTGAGGGTCCCAAGTGAGGCTGTGATCGTGTAAGGTCCGCCATTGACGGAGCTGCTTGACGTTGCCGTGGTTGTCAGCAGAGGACTTCCGGTCAGGTCACTTGTTCCCTGATTCTGGCCGAGCACGAAGCCCGCGATCGTTGCGGTGAAAGGTGGATTCGCCGCGCCGTAGGTTCTCAATTTGTTGTCGGCCGTTACCGTCAGAGCCTTCTTGTTAACCGTCACGTATCCGCCTGCGTAGTTGAAGTTGTAATTTGCGGAAACTGCCCCCGAACAAGTCGCCGGATACTGTGAACCAGACACAGGTGAGCCCTGTGCGTAGGTCGTCGAGCAGGTTGGCGGGGTTATGTTTACGATCGTTTCACCCAGTGCAAAACCCGTTATGGTCGATGTGATCGATGGTGCCGCATCGCCATACGTGACCGTATGGCTCG
This sequence is a window from Acidobacteriota bacterium. Protein-coding genes within it:
- a CDS encoding PD40 domain-containing protein, coding for MVERIYFDDGFGPKTIDLRSGAVTVLDLSGIEGRVTRGFSISRDELAMIVATTNNGEEHLWYKTIGASQARLLPEETRRNGTPDFFLEGDGYAYSAADNGRFQIYVRNLDGRTPRQITFSNFSASNPVVSASGEQIAFISNIDQANIVRTDVKTAAHTPLTGKVNMQLMPKVSPDGKYLAYQSISESIEFLSAKLQIDKITDAGLIPFLSIASPGCCLDWSPNGESVAFVKRTGSDFNIFKFDLQDSSETQLSSGGVIPPNLSITPFGVNTSPFAWATDGQRIAYAVRRSGTESIFISSTTRQKPRYSPTTVEARRNTCRHQNG
- a CDS encoding carboxypeptidase regulatory-like domain-containing protein; protein product: MSGRVTTAGGQGLRNATVVMTDQQGYRRTTTTGSFGFYRFDDVESGRTYIVGVSAKRYRFNPRVVDLTDSLTDVDFIGNE